CACCGCCACCAGCTCCATCGTCGACAACGCCACCACCAGCTCCGCAACGCCTGAAACCTCTCTCCCTGTGTCGCCAAGTCCCCCACCGCAGTCTGAATCCTCCCAGCCACGTTCCTCAGCCAATCGTACCTCCGGACTCTCGCTCGTAGCCAAGGTGTAAACATTATCGTAACATAATCACGACATCTTCACCATTCGCTTTAACTCCATATTTAcatatttctctctctataaAAGCTTCATCAGTCTTCTTCTATTCcaacactctctctctcaaaatttCTACTAGAATCAGTAAAAACAAATTAGAGACAGCCACAATTTTGAATTCAGCGGGAAATCGGAATCGCGGAAATGGTGAATATTCCGGCGAGGTTCGGAAGGATGGCGGCGGCCTTCGACGAGATGTCGAGAGATAGGTCGTTCGAGAGTGGCAGCAGCGAGCACTCCGCCGATTTGTCCGATCTCGTCAATTCCTTCTTCGAGAGAGAAATTAGGGAGCAGAGAATCGGCGGAGATGGCGATCGAAACGGAAATCCAGTTGAGATCGACGATGATGAATTTGAGAGTGATTCGCAGGATTccgggtttcatgattgtttgAGTAAATTGTTTGATCGCGACGACAGTGTAGGGAGAAGCATTTCTACTGCTGTGGAGAAGGCGATGGAAGTCGTCGGCGGCGAGGATTCGTCGCCGGAATTCAATCGGCGGCTAATGGCGCGATTGCGAAGTAGTGGCTTTGATGCTGGTGAGTTTTTTCATTAATCTTACTTCAAtctataaaaattgaaaacaataTAGTACTGTATGATTCTTTGTGTTTtaagttttttaaaattttatgttttttaattttttaattttgtgttttaagttttttttaaagttttttaattttgtgttttaagtttttttttaagttttttctattttttgaattttgctttttaaatttatttctttaatttttttcagaGTCACTACATGATGCCCATGTAAGCTGCCATGAGACGCCACATCATTTAAAAACGGCACGTCAGCTCAACATTTTGCCGGAAAAACAATCATGGGAAATCGGCGActaaatgcaaagtttgtgactttatacgccaattttaaagctcgtgggaaaaaccggaattcggacaaagttggtgacttttaaggcagttatccaTATTATTTTCGTACGCCccaatattatttaatttgccATCTATATAGATATGCGTGTTAAAGAATTGAGGGTGATGTTGGGTCGATTATATAGGTGACGTGGCATTAATTAGCTTTCTTATTTATGCCATGAATTGATTGGCAAAATAAGTAGTATATGTGAGGTTTAACTAcatcattaatttttttggCTATTACAAAGGTTAAAGTGCCTTTGAATAGGTGCATTACAAAATGGTGTGATTGGGAATCACAACCATTTCACAAGCATTCATGCGCAAGCCACACGCTTCTATACGTATGTCATATGCAACCATGTGTTCCACACATTcaatatggagtagtaattttttgtAGTGGTAATAGATTATTTACCAAATAGTAATAATTACATTGATGTCGGTGGGGATCATAAGGGGATAAATTTGAAGTACTAATAAAACCATCACATCTTTGGCAAAGAAGTTAACTTAATTATAAGACATGTTGTTTCTATGTTAAAATAGGCGAAAACGAAGCTTTGAGAATACAAGATGAGAGATTGTGTTGATGCTAGGAGGCAAGGAGACTACCCTCAAATGGCAGTTGCAAAGTATACTATTACTATATATCAGTGTGAATCATAAATGTTAGCAGACTTTCATGTTTGGATTGTTGTGATGTGGTTGACACAGATGTCTGAAGTCGCTGCTTCGTGTATGAGAGACGAAGCCGCCTCTCGTCCACACATGAGCTCTGTAGTTGAAGCTCTCCTTCCTCTGTTGGATTCAGCCTCCTAaccatgatttttttttatcaattatgATCTCATCACTTAATGCTATGTGGATAGAACATATGTTGaagtttatttaatattttgttatattcctaatataaaaattattaataattttaagaCCAATGGAACCTTAACTCAACATAAACTCCAATAGCTAACATTTACTGGAGCTTGAATATCTGATGAATGAACCAACATATTAGTGATAAGAAGCATTATGTGATGATACCTATAAATTTTCTTGCAAATTAATCGTAGTGAACTAAGAAACAAGATCGTCAATTATTAAAATATGCACACTCTCACTCCTATATATATGATCACCTCGTTTTTGTTTATAAGTTTTGCTAGTGCAGAAGAGAGATTGGCATTCTTTCAAAAATACTCTCtttcacatttttctttctttttcccgttatttaattctttttatattgttattctcttcattcataaatatttttttattttatattttagtatGTCCATCAAAATTATTCTCATTTATATTGAAAGAAATATTTTCACCAAATATTCTCTTTTCTCTTCCTTACTatactaattgtgcattaaacaTGTATCATCGACAAATATGACTAATTTTATGAGCGACATAAGtattagtagtaattatttttcttgCACAAAACTCTAATTGTAACTTTTTACGTATGATGCATGTAAATACTTCCTTTGTCACGTAAATTAAGAAAGTTAAGTATTATTTCTGTGTTAAAGGCTTCATTTTCAATCGAGCCACTTATATTCGAACAAAATTAGAACTAAAGAAGTGTGTATTTGACTATTTgtacaaattaaattattaagtaATATTTATAAAGTTTTGGTTAGGTCGAAGACATAAATTAAAGACTAAAAACAGATTCAAGAAACATAACTCGCGGGGTCAAATACACTGAAGAAGATCGTTATATGCATCAAATAGGCACAAGCAGAAGAAGTGCAGTAGGACGAAAAACGAAAGTGAAACCTAATCCTGAAGGTTTGAACCGAACCATGGATTCGACGGCACCTCCAAATACTGAGTTTAACGAAATTTTCCGACCCACAAGTTTACTTGGATTTGCCATTATCGAACGACAAAGCCACAACCTTAGGAAAATCTAAAACCTACAAGAAAGACCTTGCATTCTCCAAATTTAACAACATAAATACCTACATAAACATATAGATCCATATAACCTTTGTTAACAACGTCTCCATTTTGACTTTTGTAATTGTCACTTAAATAAGAAGACGAAACACAAATCTTGAAAtgtctctctataaaagaagaacCGAACCAAATAACCCTAACCATGAAAAACAAGCGCCTCGGCGCGATGGTTAAGCGCTTCGCCAAGCACCAAATCGAGCCACTGAAGGCGGCTTTCGAAGCATCCAGCCACCTAACTAGAAAGACGAAGATGGAATTAGCCACAGCTACAGGACTGGACGTGGAGCAAATAGCTAGCTGGTTTAACCGGAAACGAGCTTGGACTAGGGCTAGAGACGCCCTGGCCAAGCTCGAGGCGGCTCATGTTCGGCTCCAACAGGAGCTGGAGCTGGGCCGAGTGAATGAAGCCGAGCTGCAAAGGGAAATTCAAGAGAGCCGTATTAGAGAAGCTGAGATGGAAGAGGAGAACCGGCGCTTGAAACAAAGGGTTGCGATAGCGGAAGGCGATCGGCAGCTTGTTTCGTTGATGAGGTTTTTAAATGAGTAGAGTGATGATGAATGAGTCGAGTCGAGTCGAGTCGAGTTGAATAAGAAGTTGGAAGTTATTTTAGTACTATAATATGATAAGctattaaataaatttgaatgAGTTTGCTTACTTACGACGAGCCAAGATTCGAATCCAAACTCTTACATTCGATATTCATGGTAAATCGATTTCATGTAATATCCAATTTTTttcatgtatgtatatatgtctATTGGAGAAATTGTAAATTTGTGATATGAAACATGATCTATTGTTCttataaaaactaaaaacacaTTCTATACTAATAttactaaattaaaataaaaagatatttGTGATTACATGCTGATTATTAGTAAAGAGTTCAACTATGTTCCATAGTTTTTGACGATTATTCGAAAACATCATAATCTTTAGGTGATCCCAAAAAGCCACTCAACATATCATTTTCAGATTAAAATTATTCGGTAAAAATTTCAACAACTTGACaatcaaaattacataataGCTTCTATACGTCAACTGGCGGAGATTTTGAACGAAAAAATTGGTAACACGAACTCGATAACTTGACAGCAGCCAAACAAAACCTAGTTTAACAacccatatatatttatacatatatacattatCCTTTAACAACATATCTTTAGAGAGAACAAAATCAAATAGATTCTTATGGAAAAAGGCCAAATTATGATTAAGTCATTTCCTCCTCAAGATGGGCTAATTATGATGCCAATTGCCAAACCACATTTTCCACCCAAAAGGTCTAGCTAATAAAACATACGAGTACATCTATAAATAATATAGCTTGCCCATTTGATTACCTTTGTAAGTCATACCTATCATTATCAAGAACATAATATTATTGGAATATTATATTCTAGTACCCACTTGAGCCCAATCCTCAACCAATTATATTCAAGATAAAATAagagtaaaaagtaaaaaaaaaatattattcacACAGGCCCTACCTTTTTTAGCTGAGTCAAAAATCGAATGTATGTTTCCACATAAATTTAATGTGACATGCCATATAAGATACTAGTATAAGTAACCTATCCATCATATGGGTTTTCTTTTATATGCTATTCATTAATCTGTCACACCCAATTTTACATCATGTGCAAGTGTATTTATGTATGAGTCAGTCACTTATtacaaaatactagtatattatttatgttgcccatattgattttataaattagGTAAATGTCATTTATATGATGAATTTATAATGCTACATACCCATTAAACCTGACATTGTTCAATTTCTTTTACTCACATTCTAAAAAACTAAACGGTACAAAAACTTTAAATAAAGTATTTTTATTATCCAATCACATCCCAAGGCAGGAAAATTTGCAGGCCTTTGTAATGTtagtatttttataatattaaaaaatatttaatttccgATCTAACCACACCATGCCCCACAAACCCAACCCTGTAACGtctaaaataatgaaaaaaaagaaaagaaaataaatatctaCATGATTTATTTTCTCCTCAGAAGTTTAAActcaaattatgaattttatattCGAATTAACATATTCATGATAATGTAAGTATTGCTTACTCAGAAAAGTGAAGAAGTGTTTGAAAATTTGTTTACTCAGATTTCTAAATAAGTTTTGAGCGATGGATTCAATACCACCATTTTTGGCTTCTCGAATAGCATCTCGTCGATCTGTAAGCTTATTTCGCCACTCATTTTAATTCGAATTCGAATTCTCCCCCATTTTGCTCTTGATTCGTTGGGACAACATTCCCGTCCAAGGGGAGTGTTCGTCCTTTCTAGGGTTTCGTTAAAGCGCAGATCTTTATGAAATATCGCTTAGGTTTTGGTGTTCAATCCCAAGGAAATTCACTACTTGTAGCTCGGGTATTGTGAATGTTGATAGAGTTTGCGTGTTGGGATCCATTAAAAATGTCATACTTttgatagtagtattttttatgaatCTATTCTTAGCTCGGTTATTGTGGTTTTAGTTTGAATTTCCCctttttggttttgattttgtaaGTTTTTGGTTGTAAAGATATGGTGAGAAATGTCATGTTTTTTATGAATCTATTCTTAGCTCTGCTTTAGGAGTGTGGTTTTAGTTTGAATTTTCCCTTTTTGGGTTTTGCTTTTGTAAGGTTCTGGTTGTAAGCTATGGTGAAAATATGAAACTTCTGTATCTGGTTTGTTGTTTATGTCTTTTTGATAGAGTAGGGAGCTGAAGGTTCAGTTTGAATAACGGGTTTCTGCTTTATTCGTTTATCTCATTTTTCAGGTTTAGGCTCGTAGAGTTTTGAGTACTTGGTCTGGATTGCTCGGAGTGTGTATTTTCGGATGGCTGATTCAGGTTCTGTAGATGTTATACTGGAGTTTCTGAAAAGGAACAAATTTACTAAGGCAGAGGCTGCATTGCGAAGCGAATTGGGTAACAGACCTGACTTGGTTGGGCTTCTTCAGAAGCTTATGCTTGATGATAAGGAGTCAGGTACATTGGGAAAAGAAGTGAACGGGGGTGTTTCTGGAGAAGAAGATAAAAGCACAAAAAGTAGTAGTAGACATGGTGGGGAAAGTCTTAAGGTTTCATTTACCCCGACTATTGTTGAGGCATCTAAGGAGCTAATTGTGAAAGAGGTAGATAGTGGAACTGGAAGAAATGGGTCAGATAACAAGTGGAAAAATGCTGGCACTATCGTCAAGCAGGGCAAGTTTGGTGAGAATATTGCAGGAAGCGAGAAGAACTTCGTCTTCTCTAATGGTTTGGATGATACCGTGCTTGATTTGTATTCGTGGAAATATGGTACAGGCAATGGTCCAGTTGGCAGCGCTGATGAAAGCAATTTTTTGGGTTTCCAGGTTCCTGGAAATGCTAAGATAAATTCAGCTGAGAATCTCAATAGTGGTCAAGTTCACCGCAAATCTGGGGATAATGCCAGTGTTTCTGGTGAAAAGAGAATCACTTGGCCTGGTAGTGTTAGTAGTGTCAGTACAGATTTGACGTATGAGAAGAATAATGATCATAAGGAATTTGATCAACAAAGAGTGTCAAGTATCAAATGCTCGAAGGATGATCTTGTTGATAATCACTGGTCCAGAAGCGATGCATCTGATCATCCTACGGCTGAGCTCCGAAAACAGTGTCCTGAGAAAACTGTTTTCCCATCTTCCGGAGGAGATACATCTACCAGTTATGATAGTGCTATTGCTGTTATTGATAAACAGGAGGGTAAAAGGAAAGCAGAGGTCAATAACGTTAGAGCAGTAAAGGAACAAGTAGATGAGGTGGGTAGAGCTCCTTTCTTTGGGAAGAATCAGGGAGCCGAGCCCAAAGAATTTGGTCCATTAGAATTTCATATTGTACCCGAGAACCAAAGGGAAGAGTTACCAAGGCTACCACCTGTGAGACTCAAGTCAGAAGATAAGCCTTTCAATATTCACTGGGAGGAGAAATATGAACGTGATGCACCAAAGATCTTGGAAACTGACAATGCCTTTCTTATTGGCTCATTTCTGGATGTACCTATTGGCCAAGAAATTAATACTATAGGTTTGTATGAATACTTTAGAATGTTTTCTTTCCACAAAATGCGCAACTCTCGCAGACCTGCTAATATAGAATATAGATATAAACAAGAACATCATGGAATCACTCAAATTGGTTACACATACTGATATTTTTGAATTGTGAATTGTTCAACCTTGTGAATATACTGAATGTGTGATATAGAGCCACTCACTATTACTTGCTAGATTGCTTTTGTGGAACTTGTGCACAGACCCACTCGAGAGAACAGTTTGGTTTGCTTAACCTCATGCTTAAGTACATTGGCAGAGAGGAACATGGATTATATGGAATAATGATGAATTTTATTTAATCTCCTTCACTTTCCAGTTTGTTTCTTTTTTCAATTTGCTTATAATGATTTTTCTTCTAATCCTTCCATTTAGCTATTTATCCTTTATGACTGCTCTAGTTATTTATTGCATTTCTATTTGCATAATGATGATTCACAGGAAAGAGGCTAGGAGGAGGCAGTTGGTTGTCTGTGAGTCAGGGTATCACCGAGGATACTTCTGACCTGGTTTCTGGTCTTGCAACTATCGGTGATGGAATGAGTGAATCCTTAGACCACCCTAATGAATATTGGGACTCCGATGAatatgaagatgatgatgatgttggctATATGAGACAACCTATTGAAGATGAGACCTGGTTTCTGGCTCATGAAATCGACTACCCAAGTGACAATGAGAAGGGGACAGGGCATGGGAGTGTTCCAGACCCTCAAGAAAGGAGTCAGAACAAAAATGATGAAGACGATCAGTCATTTGCTGAGGAGGATTCTTACTTCTCTGGGGAAAGGTATATCCAGTCGAAAACTGTTAATGCTATTGTACCTGCAGAGGACCCTATTGGGCTGTCCGCCACTGAGCTGTACAGGAGAGACACAGATCATGATTTGATTAGGCAATATGATGGACAGTTGATGGATGAGGAGGAGCTCAAGCTGATGCGATCGGAACCTGTTTGGCAGGGTTTTGTTAGTCAGACAAATGAACTGATTATGTTAGGGGATGGAAAGGTTATGGATGAACTGGGAAGGCTTCACGAAGATATCTGCATGGATGATAATCAACATGGTTCGGTTAGATCTATTGGTGTAGGAATCAACAGTGATGCTGCTGATATAGGCAGCGAAGTGCAAGAAACTTTGGTTGGAGGCAGCAGTGAAGGTGATGTAGAATACTTTCAGAATCATGATGTTGGTGTTCAAGGGTCTAGACACTCACAACATGACTCGGATGAGAATACTGGGGAAAGATCTAGGAAAGACAATAACAGATCAAAGACTCATAATACTGAGAAACATATGATGAGTAATGATATAGCAAAGAATCAAAGAGATGGACCTTTCTCATTTCCTCCTCCTAGAGATGGACAGTTTGTGCAGAAATGCTCAGGCAAAGCTTTGTGGTCAAATCATAGTAAGACCATTTTGGGGGATGAAGCTTATGGCCATGGCATGGTGAATGATGACATGCTTGCATCATGGAGGCCGAAAAGTAATGACTCGTCGCCAACTAAGAGTTCAAGGGATGAGCATGCTAATGCTGGGGAATCAGCAAATTCAAGCCCATCATCTCTTTCAAATTATGGTTACAGTGATAGGGAACTTGTAAAGAAAGAAGCCGATGCAAAAACAACAGGTGTAACAGAAGAGGATCCAGTGGCTTCCCTTGAGGATGAAGAAGCTGCTGCTGTTGAAGAGCAAGTAAAGCAAATTAAAGCACAAGAGGAGGAATTTGAGACCTTCGAGTTGAAAATTGTCCACAGGAAAAACAGGCATGTATATTGTCCATATTTTTTTCACATCATCCTGTGAATAGTTTGGTTCAACAGTTTTTAGATTTTGTGATACTTCTATGGGACTGGGGCTGTAACGGCTGTGTAGATTTCACATCACCCCCACTTTTATTGCTTTACTACTCCTAGCTGTGGTATTAGAAATGGCTTCCTCAATTTTGCttctgtttttgtttgtttaggACTGGCTTTGAGGAGGACAAGAATTTTCATGTTGTTTTGAACTCAGTCATTGCTGGTCGTTATCATGTCACTGAGTATCTTGGATCAGCTGCATTCAGCAAAGCTATTCAGGCACATGACCTGCACACTGGCATGGATGTGTGTGTGAAAATTATAAAGAACAACAAAGATTTCTTTGATCAGAGCCTTGATGAAATAAAGCTGCTCAAGTATGTAAATAAACACGATCCCGGTGACAAGTATCATCTTCTTCGGTTGTATGATTACTTCTACTATAGAGTAAGTGAGCAATTCGTCCATCGATTTGATTGGCACAGATTGTTCAGCATTAAATGCTGTTAGCACTTAGCTTCATTCCTCCTGGCTTGCTTCTCATTTAGTATGCATTGCTTTAGACAACATTGTATTAATCTTATTATCTTATAGAGGCTATATCAACACTATGCACAACTTGATtgaatcaaatgcaattttCAATTTCAGCTCAGAGTTAATTAATGAGTAGTGGCATAATTAGATGTTAGCTTCGGATATAAGTAATACGAGCTTGTGAGTTGTGATCATCAATCATAGTTTGGTCTGTGAGTGAAAAGGGACACTACTGACAATTATTCATATATGCAGGAGCATCTATTGATTGTTTGTGAATTGCTCAAAGCAAACCTGTATGAGTTCCATAAATTTAACCGGGAATCGGGGGGAGAAGTATACTTTACAATGCCAAGACTACAGGTTATATGTCCTAAATTCGTTATGTTATTGCTTgcttattataatatttgttgcTGACTAGAATTTCGATTGCTGCAGTCAATCACGATTCAGTGTTTGGAAGCTCTTCAATTCTTACACAGTCTTGGCCTCATACATTGTGACCTGAAACCTGAGAATATATTGGTCAAAAGTTACAGTAGATGTGAGATTAAGGTTATCGATCTAGGAAGTAGCTGCTTTGAGACCGACCATCTTTGTTCTTACGTTCAGTCTAGGTCATACCGAGCTCCAGAGGTCATTTTGGGACTCCCATATGGAAAAAAGATTGATGTTTGGTCCCTCGGTTGCATCTTGGCAGAACTTTGCACAGGCAATGTAAGTTTTGCTGTTAACTACTTGTTGAGTATTTTATTATGTAGTTGAATTACTCTTTGAATAACCATTCAACATAGGCTTCTATATATAAATAGTTTCTTCTTCCTCTGTTTTCGATGTTATTACTCATGAACTCTGTATATTCAACGCAATGTTTTTTCCTCTATAGGTACTCTTTCAAAATGACTCTCCTGCCACCTTACTTGCTCGAGTTATCGGGATCATAGGCTCTATTGAGCAAGGGATACTTGCCAAAGGACGCGACACATACAAATATTTCACCAAAAATCACATGCTTTATGAAAGGAACCAGGTACCTCATGTTACTCTCCACCCCATTTTATGTGCATTTCACGTTGTAGTGATGCATAACGAAATAAAATGGTTTCTTCCCTGACCTATCAGTTACTCAACTCCAGATCTCACTCTAAAACTGTGGTCGAATCAAATAACAACGTGATGGCATTACCACTAAATGCAAAATTACATCTTTCTCTACTTAGATGCATTCACAGCTAATATCATATCTTGCCACGAGAGAGATCAAATTAGCCCTCTTCTTATTTTTAGCACGTTATTTCACTGCACTGAACTTATCAAATTACTGAATTCACTGTGAAACCTAACCTGGGTTTGAATCATGGACgaagtaaaaatttcattttcttagtGCAGTAAACTTCACAGCAAATTCGGTTATTTTGTACGTGTGGTACAGTGGACTTATCTTGCTACTCGACGTATAAACTGTATGCGTGCATTACTACGTTTGCGCGATCCATCTACAGAAAATGATGCATTAGCTCCTCTTTTTTCCTGCAGGATAGTAACAGACTAGAATACTTGATACCCAAAAAGTCATCCTTGCGGCATAGACTGCCAATGGGCGACCAAGGCTTCATCGACTTCGTTGCTCACCTGCTCGAAGTGAACCCAGACAAGAGACCTTCTGCATCCGAGGCTCTGAAACACCCTTGGTTACAGTACCCTTACGAACCCATCTCTTCATGAGAACGGAGGTTAGTCTTTGATCAGTCGCGTCTCCAAATTATTCCCACAAATGCTGGCCCTCTGCCCCCGTTGATACAAATCATTCTTCAATGTGGCTGCAACGTCGGAGCACCTGCTCAATATTAGAAGGTGTGATCGGTTTTAACCGATGATCGAATCTTCCCCTACCCTTTGCCAAAAAATGTATCTGATTATTACAAAAACAGAATGTTGTCTTGCACACGAAGTGTATTGATAGGATCGATCCTCTGTTgttctcttcttttcttttttttggccTTTGCATTTTGTGTTTGTGGGCAGGAAAAGGAAGTGACCACTCTTGTAAATGGTGTGTGATTATTCTTTTAGGTAATTTAGTTATAATAGCTTGTGAGAAATAGTATCTTATCCAATTTTGATTGTTGTACCACTTTGATTAATCATCGATATTAGCCCAATCTTctcatattaattttttttgtgattctTAATCATTGTAGTGGTGcataaatttgatttttcagTCCCTTTTCTCAATCCTTACTgatttgttttattgtttttgtttGGGTATATCAAAACTTAATAGTAGTAGGATACAATGGTGAAGTTTGAGTTTATTTAAGTGAATTGTCATTTAAACATATATTTTCGTTTATTTTTggtcaattttataattttttcaattgtccCATAATGGTTAAATTCGGAATAATATGACCGAATCAATATAATACGATAACAAAGCGACATTATTTTTGATAAAACGATATCACTATATTGCGAGTGTTAATTGAAATATGCCTATGTATCCAAAAAGACGTAGTTTTGTTGTtatattatatttgatttttgcTTTTATGGGATAATAATTGCGAAAGATTGAAAGACGGTAATTTTATactttaatataaaaaattatgggACTGacaaaaatcaaactaaaattataatttaaatgataATTATCTATTTGTTTAATAATCTTATCAGTTAAAGTATATTTAATCTTATATTTTATCAACTATTAACTGgtctaatttaattttatgttatgACAAGTATGGGTGAGCATTCAGATTTCATATCAAATTTTTGGTCAATCTGATCCAATCTAAAAATTCCAAATGTTATGAAAAATGAATCCGATCTGATTAGAATTGTCCAAACATCCAAAATCTGCTTCGATCCTCTTCGAAATTCCAAAATTGCATATCAAAATCCAAAAACTAAACActaaaaatctgaaaaatttaaaaatccaaACAAGGGGTGAATTTGTAAttacagaaaataaagtagtaacACCAATATATATGTGCCCCAAATTAAaaagtactacctccgtcccccaaaattcgtcccgGTTTGatcgggcacgggttttaaggaatgtaatggaaagtggattgaaaaagttagtggaatgtgggcttgacttttatatattagttttataataaaatgtgagtaggaatgagttagtggaatgtggggtccactaccaaaaatggtaaaagtgaaatgggacaaattttgggggacggacgaaaaaggaaagttgggacaaattttcagggacggagggagtagtacctAAAATTATTTCAGAAGCTTTATTGAATTTGGATATGGCGGAAGAGGAGCAAACTACCAAAACGACGCCGCTCTTCGCTGCTTTCGGCGGCGAATCGCTCCCCTCCGCCGCTGATAGTAGTAGCGACAAAGCCACAGCGCAATGGCTGCAGAACTCCAGCTTCAACACCGACCTCTCCGTCATAAATGACGCCGTTAGCAAATACAAACTCACCTACGACGAGGAAtcggaggaagaagaagaagacgacaaCGCGGAAGGAATTGATGCCAGGAAACGGCCACTGCAGTACGATATGGTGCCTTCGGAGGCCAGCGCTTCTTCCGACGAAGAGCGCGGGAGGAAGagtaaaaagaagaagaaaaggagaaaGGGGGAATCGAGCGGATCGCGTGCGTCGTTTAGCTATGCGGCAAAACTATCCTCTAATTCGAGGAAACCGGGTGTTGAGAAATGGGCGGCGTCTTCTTCTTCTACTGCTAATGAGAAAGAGTACTACTTTGATTCCCGGGGAGACCGCGACAATTTAGCCTTTGGTAGCATCTACAGGTTAATTGAGCTACCCTTCGCTTGATTTTGTGCATTTCTAGTGTTTGATGCATTATTTTGGGGGATTTTTCATTATTGGCTGCTGCTTGTACCCTATATCTCTGTATTTGCATGTCTATAAAAGAGAGTGTTTTGATTGTATAAGTGTATGATCATGTTTTAGAGCTTTGAATTAGTACAGTTTTATCACTCACAGAGTTATTGAAGATAGGTTTATTAGAGTTCATGTTCTTTCTTTGAGTTTCTATGCGGATTAAGGTCTTTATTTTGGAAAATGATACTGTTTACATTTCCGGACTAATTATAAGTGTGCGATGATGAAATGCAGAATGGATGTTGCTCGTTACAAGCTTTGCAAT
This genomic interval from Salvia splendens isolate huo1 chromosome 13, SspV2, whole genome shotgun sequence contains the following:
- the LOC121761944 gene encoding uncharacterized protein LOC121761944, with protein sequence MADSGSVDVILEFLKRNKFTKAEAALRSELGNRPDLVGLLQKLMLDDKESGTLGKEVNGGVSGEEDKSTKSSSRHGGESLKVSFTPTIVEASKELIVKEVDSGTGRNGSDNKWKNAGTIVKQGKFGENIAGSEKNFVFSNGLDDTVLDLYSWKYGTGNGPVGSADESNFLGFQVPGNAKINSAENLNSGQVHRKSGDNASVSGEKRITWPGSVSSVSTDLTYEKNNDHKEFDQQRVSSIKCSKDDLVDNHWSRSDASDHPTAELRKQCPEKTVFPSSGGDTSTSYDSAIAVIDKQEGKRKAEVNNVRAVKEQVDEVGRAPFFGKNQGAEPKEFGPLEFHIVPENQREELPRLPPVRLKSEDKPFNIHWEEKYERDAPKILETDNAFLIGSFLDVPIGQEINTIGKRLGGGSWLSVSQGITEDTSDLVSGLATIGDGMSESLDHPNEYWDSDEYEDDDDVGYMRQPIEDETWFLAHEIDYPSDNEKGTGHGSVPDPQERSQNKNDEDDQSFAEEDSYFSGERYIQSKTVNAIVPAEDPIGLSATELYRRDTDHDLIRQYDGQLMDEEELKLMRSEPVWQGFVSQTNELIMLGDGKVMDELGRLHEDICMDDNQHGSVRSIGVGINSDAADIGSEVQETLVGGSSEGDVEYFQNHDVGVQGSRHSQHDSDENTGERSRKDNNRSKTHNTEKHMMSNDIAKNQRDGPFSFPPPRDGQFVQKCSGKALWSNHSKTILGDEAYGHGMVNDDMLASWRPKSNDSSPTKSSRDEHANAGESANSSPSSLSNYGYSDRELVKKEADAKTTGVTEEDPVASLEDEEAAAVEEQVKQIKAQEEEFETFELKIVHRKNRTGFEEDKNFHVVLNSVIAGRYHVTEYLGSAAFSKAIQAHDLHTGMDVCVKIIKNNKDFFDQSLDEIKLLKYVNKHDPGDKYHLLRLYDYFYYREHLLIVCELLKANLYEFHKFNRESGGEVYFTMPRLQSITIQCLEALQFLHSLGLIHCDLKPENILVKSYSRCEIKVIDLGSSCFETDHLCSYVQSRSYRAPEVILGLPYGKKIDVWSLGCILAELCTGNVLFQNDSPATLLARVIGIIGSIEQGILAKGRDTYKYFTKNHMLYERNQDSNRLEYLIPKKSSLRHRLPMGDQGFIDFVAHLLEVNPDKRPSASEALKHPWLQYPYEPISS